The proteins below come from a single Epinephelus moara isolate mb chromosome 19, YSFRI_EMoa_1.0, whole genome shotgun sequence genomic window:
- the tet1 gene encoding methylcytosine dioxygenase TET1 isoform X2: MLPKPEGLPPRTDKVVPESGSVNGKGKAQMDDTHTAAEEDEGEEGHIPHTQAPPITHSLTHNLASDQGRRPALVKREPGLELTSIALHQHVCSSLTFPNGSAENLTKPNGANMTTGSHSDLKSAYKRTMIASDPQRTIIAAIPKDCPENRPKTPPDDMSVPLKKIKLEEPWTWITEQATTQLSDEDEVCEDPLSTLAAVVCLSVTERKGLEEKLFSTRSSILCSIKTEPPDLHFVKKEPEDLKNGLCQKSTPVSLQRTPQPIKSEPPPSVLQPSVQSLAERRNLSFDQAIAIEALTQLAAIPQSTPGAIKAESKCEHPISASAPFSTSNTNTTLQEAKPTAPFRYNKVSVISSALHQTSVIRPPVARHGNVIQCSRGSSSNIKLSVRDLLETSTDSDNAPCRRTEPGFGPHVIKSECSYKDPSDVKFSKDHERLFGEDKDRVVGKVRRNRVEEEVAAQLADLAFIIQSRHNQQSENNPPKGTPVSAIKYNYNSQLPSSQKKPLLKKTKATPSKPRKKKSEGINSRMPLSKRMPNGESAHRGRGQKIQQQGKSGLHKRNLFLPQAQIDLKRYLAAAQEERRQLIQHSNAHNPALFGPQTQNYSTLTRINHAQENHPWSLTNGPLHQHNPCNGHVAGLGQECERHLLSQVAQPCAGLQRGAGLQHGADPNTSPASTAFHSHATSHHGLANGFSGAPQSPPLSQQSYYKLETAGPVTVLSTATDLDLGKSAESTPSKNSINSFLESPMSFLDTPTKNLLNTPSKKLADLPSCQCVDQIIEKEEGPYYTHLGAGPSVAAVRELMENRYGAKGNAVRVEVVVYTGKEGKSSQGCPIAKWVIRRGSEEEKLLCLVRKRPGHYCDSAVLVILILAWEGIPRSVADNLYQELTQTLFKYGSPTSRRCALNEDRTCACQGLDPDTCGASFSFGCSWSMYFNGCKFARSKVPRKFRLLGDYPEEEEKIERNLQSLATDLAPLYKQLAPEAFQNQVENEETGGDCRLGERQGRPFSGVTACVDFCAHAHKDTHNMNNGSTVVCTLTKEDNRAVRNIPEDEQLHVLPLYKISDRDEFGEVEGQWAKIRSGALQVLSAFPREVRLLAEPVKSARKIRQEARLKAQAEKQEKKLGLTPLTPGKVKAETPNKEPQGFYSPYILPPRPASVGRYPPERNQPSTCNQSTSSYPTLSARVTPQKEVIAPNHHGLPGLQFGQNGAALNYKTISDTVNGYSPASGDQSVRIPPHNALSDYPHTYKTEPNEVHCSPLRRPSPSGSAPPPSSFSPRPTSEGLFSRLNGLHRAAGDVAAEVRGHGLPPLSSLPLPPQTPPPEPEVVKQEEVWSDSEHNFLDRDIGGVAVAPSHGSILIECARRELHATTPILRPNRSHPTRISLVFYQHKSLNEPGHGMAMWDAKMAKRERDREEEAERLRMEDCLSNGGKGAGGVELEGEMGEEAEETRRIMNVPTRQGWTRPRDVVITMAPYALTQVTGPYNRWT, encoded by the exons ATGCTGCCTAAACCGGAGGGTCTTCCTCCGAGGACAGACAAG gtGGTTCCAGAAAGTGGGTCGGTAAATGGCAAAGGCAAGGCACAGATGGATGACACCCACACGGCAGCAGAGGAGGATGAGGGGGAGGAAGGCCACATACCTCATACACAAGCTCCCCCCATCACCCACTCGCTCACCCACAACCTGGCCTCGGACCAAGGCAGACGGCCAGCACTTGTTAAAAGAGAGCCCGGGCTGGAGCTGACCAGCATTGCACTTCACCAACACGTATGCTCTTCTCTGACTTTTCCGAATGGTTCTGCTGAGAACCTGACAAAACCTAACGGTGCTAATATGACCACTGGGTCACACTCTGATCTGAAGTCTGCATATAAAAGGACTATGATTGCATCAGACCCTCAAAGGACTATAATCGCTGCAATCCCTAAAGACTGCCCTGAGAACAGACCCAAGACTCCTCCAGATGACATGTCAGTTCCACTAAAGAAGATCAAACTGGAGGAGCCGTGGACCTGGATCACTGAACAGGCCACCACCCAGCTGAGTGATGAAGATGAGGTCTGCGAAGACCCGCTGTCCACGTTGGCGGCCGTGGTGTGCCTTTCTGTCACAGAGAGGAAGGGACTGGAGGAGAAACTTTTCAGCACACGCTCCTCCATTCTTTGCTCCATCAAAACAGAACCACCAGATTTGCACTTCGTCAAAAAAGAGCCAGAGGACTTAAAGAATGGCTTGTGTCAGAAAAGCACTCCTGTTAGCCTGCAAAGGACTCCCCAGCCTATCAAAAGTGAACCTCCTCCAAGTGTCTTGCAACCAAGCGTGCAGTCTTTGGCAGAGAGAAGAAATCTTAGTTTTGATCAGGCTATTGCTATTGAGGCCTTGACTCAACTGGCAGCTATACCTCAAAGCACCCCAGGGGCCATAAAAGCTGAAAGTAAGTGTGAACATCCCATTTCTGCATCTGCCCCATTTTCAACCTCCAATACAAATACAACCCTGCAAGAAGCCAAACCCACAGCACCTTTCCGCTACAACAAAGTCTCGGTCATTAGCTCAGCACTGCACCAGACGTCAGTCATACGCCCTCCTGTGGCCAGACATGGGAATGTCATCCAGTGCTCCCGGGGGTCGAGCTCTAACATAAAGCTTTCTGTACGAGATCTCTTAGAGACCAGCACAGACAGTGATAATGCACCCTGCAGGAGGACAGAGCCGGGCTTTGGTCCTCATGTCATCAAGTCGGAATGCAGCTATAAAGATCCCAGTGACGTGAAGTTCAGTAAAGATCATGAGCGATTGTTTGGGGAGGACAAAGACAGGGTTGTTGGTAAAGTGAGGAGAAacagagtggaggaggaggtggcagCTCAGCTGGCAGACCTGGCCTTCATCATCCAGTCCCGACACAACCAGCAATCAGAGAACAACCCTCCAAAAGGAACACCTGTGTCAGCCATCAAATACAACTACAACTCCCAGCTACCCTCCAGTCAGAAAAAGCCCctcttgaaaaaaacaaaagctacgCCTTCCAAGCCCAGGAAGAAGAAAAGTGAGGGAATCAACAGCAGGATGCCCCTCTCAAAACGCATGCCAAACGGAGAGTCAGCCCACAGGGGCAGAGGCCAGAAGATTCAACAGCAGGGGAAATCAGGCCTTCACAAGAGGAACCTGTTTCTGCCTCAGGCTCAAATTGACCTGAAGAGATACTTGGCTGCGGCTCAGGAGGAAAGGAGGCAACTTATCCAGCACAGTAATGCACACAATCCCGCCCTCTTCGGGCCACAGACTCAGAACTACAGTACTCTAACACGGATCAACCACGCTCAAGAAAACCATCCATGGTCCCTTACAAATGGTCCACTCCACCAACACAATCCATGCAATGGTCATGTTGCAGGACTGGGGCAGGAGTGTGAAAGGCACTTGTTATCTCAGGTAGCGCAGCCCTGTGCTGGGCTGCAGCGCGGTGCTGGGCTGCAGCACGGTGCTGATCCTAACACCAGCCCAGCCAGTACTGCTTTCCACAGCCACGCCACCAGTCACCACGGTCTGGCTAATGGCTTCTCAGGGGCTCCGCAGTCCCCTCCTCTGAGTCAGCAGAGCTACTACAAGCTGGAGACGGCAGGACCTGTTACTGTCCTGTCCACGGCTACTGATTTGGATCTGGGCAAATCTGCAGAGTCAACTCCATCCAAGAACAGCATCAACAGCTTTCTGGAGTCGCCTATGAGTTTTCTGGATACCCCTACCAAGAATTTGCTCAATACACCTTCCAAAAAACTGGCTGATCTTCCATCCTGTCAGTGTGTGG ACCAGATCATTGAAAAGGAGGAAGGCCCTTACTACACTCACCTCGGGGCAGGACCTAGTGTGGCTGCAGTGAGGGAACTGATGGAGAACAG ATATGGTGCCAAAGGAAATGCAGTAAGGGTGGAAGTTGTTGTTTACACTGGGAAAGAAGGAAAGAGCTCCCAGGGGTGCCCGATAGCTAAATGG GTGATCCGGCGTGGCAGTGAAGAGGAGAAGTTGCTGTGTTTGGTCCGCAAAAGGCCAGGGCACTACTGTGACAGTGCCGTGCTGGTGATCCTCATCCTGGCGTGGGAGGGAATCCCTCGATCGGTGGCAGACAATCTCTACCAGGAGCTCACACAGACTCTCTTCAAATACGGCTCCCCCACCAGCCGTCGCTGTGCCCTCAATGAAGA TCGTACGTGTGCATGCCAGGGTTTGGACCCAGACACCTGCGGAGCTTCATTTTCCTTTGGCTGCTCCTGGAGTATGTACTTCAATGGCTGTAAGTTTGCCCGCAGCAAAGTGCCCCGCAAGTTTCGCCTGCTTGGAGACTACCCAGAGGAG GAGGAGAAGATAGAGAGAAACCTACAGAGTCTTGCCACTGACCTCGCACCACTCTACAAACAACTGGCTCCTGAGGCCTTCCAAAACCAG GTGGAAAATGAGGAGACGGGGGGAGACTGCCggctgggcgagaggcagggacGTCCTTTTTCTGGAGTCACAGCCTGTGTGGATTTCTGTGCCCACGCTCACAAGGACACCCACAACATGAACAACGGCAGCACTGTG GTTTGCACTTTAACCAAGGAAGATAACCGTGCAGTGCGCAACATACCAGAGGACGAGCAGCTCCATGTTCTGCCACTTTACAAGATCTCTGACAGGGATGAGTTTGGTGAAGTGGAGGGCCAGTGGGCCAAGATCCGAAGTGGCGCTCTGCAAGTTCTATCTGCCTTTCCCAGAGAG GTGCGTCTGCTGGCTGAGCCGGTGAAATCAGCCCGTAAGATTAGACAAGAAGCTCGTCTGAAGGCTCAAGCAGAGAAACAGGAGAAGAAGCTCGGCCTGACTCCTCTCACCCCTGGGAAAGTGAAAGCTGAAACCCCCAACAAAG AGCCACAGGGCTTCTACAGCCCATACATACTCCCACCCAGACCTGCCAGCGTTGGACGGTACCCACCGGAGAGGAATCAACCCAGCACTTGCAACCAGAGCACCAGCAGCTACCCCACCCTGAGTGCAAGGGTCACCCCACAGAAGGAGGTCATCGCCCCCAACCACCATGGTCTGCCTGGCCTCCAGTTTGGACAGAATGGTGCAGCTCTTAATTATAAGACAATAAGTGATACCGTGAATGGTTATTCTCCAGCATCTGGTGACCAGAGTGTTCGTATACCTCCACATAACGCCCTTAGTGACTACCCCCATACTTATAAAACTGAGCCCAACGAGGTGCACTGCTCTCCTCTACGCAGACCCTCCCCCAGTGGGAgtgctcctcctccctcctccttctccccgCGACCTACCTCTGAGGGCCTCTTCAGCAGGCTCAATGGACTCCACAGGGCTGCAGGAGATGTGGCGGCAGAGGTCAGGGGTCATGGCCTCCCTCCACTCTCATCTCTCCCCCTTCCCCCACAAACTCCCCCGCCTGAACCGGAGGTAGTCAAGCAGGAAGAGGTGTGGTCGGACAGCGAGCACAACTTTCTGGACCGCGATATAGGCGGAGTGGCCGTTGCACCGTCACACGGCTCCATCCTGATAGAGTGTGCACGACGGGAGCTCCACGCCACCACCCCTATCCTCAGGCCAAACCGTAGCCACCCCACCCGCATCTCCCTGGTCTTCTACCAGCACAAGTCTCTAAATGAACCAGGCCACGGGATGGCTATGTGGGATGCTAAAATGGCCAAGCGGGAGCGGGACCGCGAGGAGGAGGCTGAGAGATTACGGATGGAAGACTGCCTGAGCAATGGTGGTAAAGGAGCTGGAGGGGTGGAGCTAGAGGGGGAAATgggggaggaggcagaggagacaAGGAGGATCATGAATGTCCCCACACGTCAAGGGTGGACCCGCCCAAGGGATGTCGTCATCACCATGGCCCCTTATGCTCTTACCCAAGTGACAGGACCCTACAATCGCTGGACTTAG